In a genomic window of Saccharothrix sp. HUAS TT1:
- a CDS encoding beta-ketoacyl synthase N-terminal-like domain-containing protein — translation MSDDKKLREYLKRVTVELTESRNRVRELEREATAPIAIVGMACRFPGGVGSPEDLWDLVEAGADVISGFPTDRGWDVDGLYDPRPGVPGKTYTRHGGFLPDAADFDAGFFGISPKEALAMDPQQRLFLEAAWEALERAGVDPTSLRGSRTGVYAARVTDDYAQVLTRASSDVEPYRMTGIASSVVSGRVAYAFGLEGPAVTVDTACSSSLTALHLASQALRRGECSLALVGGVTVMATPEGFVDFSRQGGFAADGRCKSFAATADGTSFSEGVGMLVVERLSDARRHGHRVLAVLRGSAVNQDGASNGLTAPNGPSQQNVIRDALADAGLTADDVDVVEAHGTGTRLGDPIEAQALIATYGQGRAADHPLLLGSIKSNIGHTLAAAGLAGVIKVVMAMRRGVVPRTLHVEEPTPEVDWSGGGVELVTGAVPWPDRDRPRRAAVSAFGMSGTNAHVVLEQAEPEPAADGDLPPVAEGVPSSAVPLPLSARSEPALRAQAAAIRDALPSASVLDLGFSLATTRAALTHRAVVVGHGSEPPHDALDGLANGRVAPSGVVTGVARPVGKVALVFPGQGAQWAGMAVELLDAEPVFARRLRECAAEIERHVAWSVEDVVRQAPGAPGYDQLEVVQPVLFAVMVALAELWRAHGVEPDAVVGHSQGEIAAACAAGALSLADAVRIVVLRSRMFTEELTGKGSLASVVASADDLAPFLAPHGDRISVAGLNGPAQTTVSGEEGPVAELVAALVEAGFRAKVLPTSVASHSAQVEPLRERMIDLLGAVRPRAGLVPMYSTVTGAVLDGSELTADYWYANCRRPVRLEPVVRAMIADGFDVFVEVSAHPVLVPSLEDTVAAVDAEAVVVGTLRRGEGGPARFRTSLAEAWTRGVPVRWPEVFAGSGARRVDLPTYPFQRRRYWVDEPIATAGDQPVDGEFWSAVESGDVDGLARAIGLTDTEPLRAVLPALAGRRARQSTVDGQRYRSRWRALRDPAGARLSGTWLVLGDHERVAEVLRAAGADVVATDVASLGGHVDAAGVVGVHLSPEDTVAVLARTRAPLWSVTTSAVSVDEGDRLDRPELAAVWGLAQAAAVEQPDRWAGAIDLPPTLDDRAAARLVAVLAGGHGEDEVAIRPAGLYGRRLVRAIRPAADWTWADHGTVLLTGADTPLGVATARALVAAGVGHLVLLGAAPDLAAELGATAVSGDATSRDAIGAALASVPAEHPLTAVVHAADRPGEAALDRLAPGQLAEVAHTRVTAARNLHELTRGHDLKAFVLFSSAAASVPCWVGLGAVAAAAAQLDALAVHRRGLGLPATSVAWGPVADGDAERGARLDRRGLPPIDPAAALVALDRALAAGEPTSIVLDVRWADYRRAFTGARPTPLLGDLPEARPAADEVERPGSAADRLAATPAADREALVLDVVRAEVAALLGYGDAESVDPRRPFLELGMDSVSAVGLRNRINAAVGSRIAPRDLADHRTPEALAKHVLSTVDGARERPADLITDLFARAAAEGRVAEFADLMGVAASFRETFSAPSPADRPEVVTLTRGAESPRLVCFPTVLATAGAHQYARFAAPFAGVREVAAVLPPGYTGGQRLPASLAALVDACAEAVRAHVGDEPFALVGYSSGAPLAAAVAERLEADGLASTGLVLIDAYDVGGGPLTEVAPALLGGMAERMGGLAPADPVRLTAMGGYLRLLDGWRPRGLRAPVALLRAGEPPAGWSGTGDWRAHWSLPHEALDVPGDHFSVIEEHAATAAKAAAEWLASVADRANA, via the coding sequence ATGTCGGACGACAAGAAGCTCAGGGAATACCTCAAGCGCGTCACGGTCGAGCTGACCGAGTCGCGCAACCGGGTGCGGGAGCTGGAGCGCGAGGCCACGGCGCCGATCGCGATCGTGGGCATGGCCTGCCGGTTCCCCGGCGGCGTCGGCTCACCCGAGGACCTGTGGGACCTCGTCGAGGCGGGCGCGGACGTCATCTCCGGGTTCCCCACCGACCGCGGCTGGGACGTGGACGGGCTCTACGACCCGCGGCCGGGCGTGCCCGGCAAGACCTACACCAGGCACGGCGGCTTCCTGCCCGACGCGGCCGACTTCGACGCCGGGTTCTTCGGGATCTCCCCGAAGGAGGCGTTGGCGATGGACCCGCAGCAGCGGCTGTTCCTGGAGGCGGCGTGGGAGGCGCTGGAACGCGCGGGCGTCGACCCGACGTCGTTGCGCGGCAGCCGGACCGGCGTCTACGCGGCCCGCGTGACCGACGATTACGCCCAGGTGCTCACCAGGGCGTCGTCGGACGTCGAGCCGTACCGGATGACCGGCATCGCGAGCAGCGTCGTGTCCGGGCGGGTCGCCTACGCGTTCGGCCTCGAAGGGCCCGCGGTCACCGTGGACACGGCGTGCTCGTCGTCGCTGACCGCGCTGCACCTGGCGAGCCAGGCGCTGCGCCGCGGCGAGTGCTCGCTCGCGCTGGTCGGCGGCGTGACCGTGATGGCCACGCCCGAGGGGTTCGTGGACTTCAGCCGGCAGGGCGGGTTCGCGGCGGACGGCCGGTGCAAGTCGTTCGCCGCCACCGCCGACGGCACCTCGTTCTCCGAGGGCGTCGGGATGCTCGTGGTGGAGCGGCTGTCCGACGCCCGGCGCCACGGCCACCGGGTGCTGGCGGTGCTGCGGGGGAGCGCGGTCAACCAGGACGGCGCGTCCAACGGGTTGACCGCGCCGAACGGCCCGTCGCAGCAGAACGTGATCCGGGACGCGCTGGCCGACGCCGGGCTGACGGCGGACGACGTGGACGTGGTCGAGGCGCACGGCACCGGCACGCGGCTGGGCGACCCGATCGAGGCGCAGGCGCTGATCGCCACCTACGGGCAGGGCCGGGCGGCCGACCACCCGCTGCTGCTCGGGTCGATCAAGTCCAACATCGGCCACACCCTGGCCGCCGCCGGCCTGGCCGGGGTGATCAAGGTGGTGATGGCGATGCGGCGCGGCGTCGTGCCGCGCACCCTGCACGTCGAGGAGCCGACACCGGAGGTGGACTGGTCGGGCGGCGGTGTCGAGCTGGTGACGGGCGCCGTGCCGTGGCCGGACCGGGACCGGCCGCGGCGGGCCGCCGTGTCGGCGTTCGGGATGAGCGGCACCAACGCGCACGTGGTGCTGGAACAGGCCGAGCCGGAACCGGCGGCGGACGGCGACCTGCCACCGGTGGCCGAGGGCGTCCCGTCCTCGGCGGTGCCGTTGCCGCTGTCCGCGCGTTCCGAGCCGGCCCTGCGCGCGCAGGCGGCCGCGATCCGCGACGCGCTGCCGTCGGCGTCGGTGCTCGACCTCGGCTTCTCCCTGGCCACCACGCGGGCCGCCCTGACGCACCGGGCCGTGGTCGTCGGGCACGGGTCCGAGCCGCCGCACGACGCCCTGGACGGCCTGGCGAACGGCCGGGTGGCCCCGAGCGGCGTCGTGACCGGGGTGGCGCGGCCGGTAGGCAAGGTCGCCCTCGTCTTCCCCGGCCAGGGCGCGCAGTGGGCGGGGATGGCGGTCGAGCTGCTGGACGCCGAACCGGTGTTCGCGCGGCGGTTGCGGGAGTGCGCGGCGGAGATCGAGCGGCACGTGGCGTGGTCCGTGGAGGACGTGGTGCGCCAAGCGCCCGGCGCCCCCGGCTACGACCAGCTGGAAGTGGTGCAGCCGGTGCTGTTCGCGGTCATGGTCGCGCTCGCGGAGCTGTGGCGGGCGCACGGCGTGGAGCCGGACGCCGTCGTCGGCCACTCGCAGGGCGAGATCGCGGCGGCCTGCGCGGCCGGCGCGCTCAGCCTGGCGGACGCGGTCCGGATCGTGGTGCTGCGCTCGCGGATGTTCACCGAGGAGCTGACCGGCAAGGGGTCGCTGGCGTCCGTCGTCGCGTCGGCGGACGACCTCGCGCCCTTCCTCGCGCCGCACGGCGACCGGATCTCCGTCGCCGGGCTGAACGGGCCCGCCCAGACCACCGTCTCGGGCGAGGAGGGCCCGGTCGCCGAGCTGGTCGCCGCCCTGGTCGAGGCCGGTTTCCGGGCGAAGGTGCTGCCCACCTCGGTCGCCTCGCACTCCGCCCAGGTCGAGCCGCTGCGCGAGCGGATGATCGACCTGCTCGGCGCCGTGCGACCGCGGGCGGGCTTGGTCCCGATGTACTCCACGGTGACCGGCGCGGTGCTCGACGGCTCCGAGCTGACCGCCGACTACTGGTACGCCAACTGCCGCCGGCCGGTCCGGCTCGAACCCGTGGTCCGGGCCATGATCGCCGACGGGTTCGACGTCTTCGTGGAGGTCAGCGCGCACCCGGTGCTGGTGCCGTCGCTGGAGGACACGGTCGCGGCCGTCGACGCCGAAGCGGTCGTCGTCGGCACGCTGCGCCGCGGCGAAGGCGGTCCGGCCCGGTTCCGGACGTCGCTGGCCGAGGCGTGGACGCGAGGGGTGCCGGTGCGCTGGCCGGAGGTGTTCGCCGGGTCGGGCGCGCGCCGGGTCGACCTGCCGACGTACCCGTTCCAACGCCGCCGGTACTGGGTGGACGAACCGATCGCGACCGCGGGCGACCAGCCGGTGGACGGCGAGTTCTGGTCGGCGGTGGAGAGCGGCGACGTGGACGGGCTGGCCCGCGCCATCGGCCTGACCGACACCGAACCCCTCCGCGCGGTGCTCCCCGCGCTGGCTGGCCGCCGCGCCCGACAGTCCACCGTGGATGGTCAGCGCTACCGCTCGCGGTGGCGCGCGCTGCGCGACCCGGCCGGGGCGAGGCTGTCCGGCACCTGGCTGGTCCTGGGCGACCACGAGCGGGTCGCCGAGGTGCTGCGCGCCGCCGGCGCGGACGTCGTCGCCACCGACGTCGCCTCGCTGGGCGGTCACGTCGACGCCGCCGGCGTCGTGGGCGTGCACCTGTCGCCCGAGGACACCGTGGCGGTGCTGGCCCGAACCCGCGCGCCGCTGTGGTCGGTGACCACGTCGGCGGTGTCCGTGGACGAGGGCGACCGCCTCGACCGGCCCGAGCTCGCCGCCGTGTGGGGCCTGGCGCAGGCCGCCGCGGTGGAGCAGCCCGACCGCTGGGCCGGTGCGATCGACCTGCCGCCGACCCTGGACGACCGGGCCGCCGCGCGGCTGGTCGCCGTGCTGGCGGGCGGCCACGGCGAGGACGAGGTGGCGATCCGCCCGGCCGGCCTCTACGGCAGGCGCCTGGTCCGCGCGATCCGCCCGGCGGCCGACTGGACGTGGGCGGACCACGGCACGGTGCTGCTCACCGGCGCGGACACGCCGTTGGGCGTCGCCACGGCCAGGGCGCTGGTCGCGGCGGGCGTCGGCCACCTGGTGCTCCTGGGCGCGGCGCCGGACCTGGCGGCCGAGCTGGGCGCGACCGCCGTGAGCGGTGACGCCACGTCCCGGGACGCGATCGGCGCGGCGCTGGCGTCGGTGCCCGCAGAGCACCCGCTGACCGCCGTGGTCCACGCCGCGGACCGGCCGGGGGAAGCGGCGCTCGACCGCCTGGCGCCGGGGCAGCTGGCCGAGGTCGCCCACACCAGGGTGACCGCCGCGCGCAACCTGCACGAGCTGACCCGGGGCCACGACCTCAAGGCGTTCGTCCTGTTCTCCTCGGCCGCCGCGAGCGTGCCGTGCTGGGTCGGCCTCGGAGCGGTCGCGGCGGCCGCCGCGCAGCTCGACGCGCTGGCCGTGCACCGCCGGGGCCTCGGGCTGCCCGCCACGTCCGTCGCGTGGGGCCCGGTGGCCGACGGCGACGCCGAGCGCGGCGCGCGGCTGGACCGGCGGGGGCTGCCGCCGATCGACCCGGCCGCCGCCCTCGTCGCGCTGGACCGGGCGCTCGCGGCCGGCGAGCCGACGTCGATCGTGCTGGACGTCCGCTGGGCCGACTACCGGCGCGCGTTCACCGGCGCCCGGCCGACGCCGCTGCTCGGCGACCTGCCCGAGGCGCGCCCCGCGGCCGACGAGGTGGAGCGCCCGGGGTCCGCGGCGGACCGGCTCGCCGCGACCCCGGCCGCCGACCGGGAGGCGCTGGTGCTCGACGTGGTCCGCGCGGAGGTCGCCGCGCTGCTCGGCTACGGCGACGCGGAGTCGGTCGACCCGCGCCGGCCGTTCCTGGAGCTGGGGATGGACTCGGTGTCCGCGGTGGGGCTGCGCAACCGGATCAACGCGGCGGTCGGCTCCCGCATCGCACCGCGCGACCTGGCCGACCACCGCACGCCGGAGGCGCTGGCCAAGCACGTGCTGTCCACGGTGGACGGCGCGCGGGAGCGGCCCGCCGACCTGATCACCGACCTGTTCGCCCGCGCCGCGGCCGAGGGGCGGGTGGCCGAGTTCGCCGACCTGATGGGCGTGGCGGCGTCGTTCCGGGAGACGTTCTCGGCGCCGTCACCGGCCGACCGGCCCGAGGTCGTGACGCTCACCAGGGGCGCCGAGTCGCCTCGGCTGGTGTGCTTCCCGACCGTGCTGGCCACCGCCGGCGCGCACCAGTACGCGCGCTTCGCCGCCCCGTTCGCCGGTGTGCGGGAGGTGGCCGCGGTGCTGCCGCCCGGCTACACCGGCGGCCAGCGGTTGCCGGCTTCCCTGGCGGCGCTGGTGGACGCCTGCGCCGAGGCCGTGCGGGCGCACGTCGGCGACGAGCCGTTCGCGCTGGTCGGCTACTCGTCCGGCGCGCCGCTGGCCGCCGCCGTGGCCGAGCGGCTGGAGGCCGACGGCCTGGCGTCGACCGGGTTGGTGCTGATCGACGCCTACGACGTCGGCGGAGGACCGCTGACCGAGGTCGCGCCCGCGCTGCTCGGCGGGATGGCCGAGCGGATGGGCGGCTTGGCGCCCGCCGACCCGGTGCGGCTGACCGCGATGGGCGGGTACCTGCGGCTGCTGGACGGCTGGCGCCCTCGCGGCCTGCGCGCGCCGGTCGCGCTGCTGCGGGCGGGCGAGCCGCCCGCCGGGTGGTCCGGCACGGGTGACTGGCGGGCCCACTGGTCGCTGCCGCACGAGGCGCTGGACGTGCCCGGCGACCACTTCAGCGTGATCGAGGAGCACGCCGCGACGGCCGCGAAGGCGGCGGCGGAGTGGCTGGCCTCGGTGGCGGACCGGGCGAATGCGTGA